From Pseudomonas sp. G2-4:
GAGGGAGGTGGCGGGTGGCGACAGCACACCGCTGCGCCAGGCCTATGTCGATCTCGGCCTGATCTCGCCCAGCCTGTCGGATGCCGATTTCGAACAGCAGCTGATGCCGGCCCTCGCCGCGATACGGACCTGGCAGATCGAGCCGTTCCGGCAGGCCCGCTTCGACTTCGCGAACCGCTCTGCCTTTCCGGTCTTGACGGCCGCGCATCGCCAGGTCCTCACACGGTCCCTGATCGCCGTGCCACCGGAGCTGCCGTATTTCGACCGGGCATTCCTGGGCATCAACCAGCTGCTGAAAACCCTGGGCGCCGAGGTGGTCACCATAACCCCCTGGATCCATTCATCCTTCAAGGAGTCACGTCATGTCTGAGCGCTCTCACACCCCCAGGGCCTGGATTGGCCATTGTTTGATGGGGGTTGCCGTCCTGCACACCTTCGCCGCCGGATTCATGTTTGCCGACCCACTGCTCGACATCCTCCACCTTGGGATTTTCGACAGCATCAACCGCGATCCGCGCAAGGGAGTGGCAGTGTGGTTCGTGATGTTCGGTGTGCTGCTTGCCCTGCTGGCGCTAACCGTGACCTCGCTCGAACGGTGCGATGACACGGCCACGCTGCATGCGGTGGGTGTCGGCATGCTGCTGCTCGCGGCCCTGGGCATCGTGCTGATGCCCATGTCCGGCGTCTGGCTGGCCATCCCGCCGGGCATCGCCTTGCTGACGAGGCGTCGCGTCGAGGCGGCCGGCGTGTCGCCGAGGGGTGCATGAGCAAGTTTTTTTGTATCTCAGTCATTCATTTTTCAACTTCACAGGAAATCCAACATGTTCGCCAGAGTCATGACTATTCAGATCCAATCCGGGAAGCTTGAGGAAGCCACCGCCGTCTACCGCGACTACGTGCTCCCGGTAGCCCGGCAGCAGAAGGGTTTCGTCAGCGCCTTGCTGTTGACCGATGCGAGGACCGGAAAAGCCGTTTCGACCACCGTCTGGGAGACGGAGGCCAACCAGAATGCCGATGCGGCCAACGGCTATATCCAACGCGAGCTGGCCAGGATCGGCACCCTGATAGTCACCCCGCCGACCCAGGAGGCGTTCGAAGTCAGCGTGCACACCTACAGCTGAAACCGACAATGCGAGGGGCTCCGGGGGTGGGCAGCCACCGGAGATCCGTATGCTTATCTGAAAGATATCCTCATGCGCCTGCCTACGCACCAGGCTAGTGATATTGCGCAACTGCTGCCGCATAGGTGGCAACTGGTATCATTAGGCGGAACGGGGTTCCCGGCGCATCAGACCACCACATTACCTTACTACGACGAAAGAGCTAAATCCCCATGAAAACGACTGTTAGCTGCACGTTTCAGATAACTGGCTGGGACGAGAAGCCGTCTCAAGAACTTGAGGACACTCCGAAACTCTCACACGCCAAAGTCACGCAGTCCTATGCTGGCGCCATCGAGGGAACAAGTAGCGTCGAATACCTCATGTCTTATAACGTTGACGGCACAGCTAGCTTTGTTGGTTTTGAGCGAATTTGTGGTGTGGTCACAGGTAAGAGCGGAACATTTGTTGTTCGGCATTCGGGATCATTTTCGGAGGGAAAGGCGCGCAGCATTTGGAGTGTCGTGAAGGGTACAGGCACGGGGGATCTAGTAAATCTTAGCGGTAATGGTAACTACGTTGCTGGTCATGGCGAGCCGGCACAAGTGTCATTTGAATACTCATTTGAACCTGACAGCTAAAGTGTATTGGCTGGACGCATCCCCGTTTCTGCCAAAGCTTGTGCGAAGCTCTTAACGTGAACGAGGTTTTGAAGGGCTAAGGTTTGTATGGATTCACGGTGGCAGTAACGGCGATTGCTTGTAACCGCCTGGTGAAGGCGCCTACCTGTACTGAGCAGAATCTGCAATGAGATGCAGTCGCCCCGAACCTCACCGCGCAACGGTCTAGATAGGATCCTGAACATTGCTGGCAGGGTCAGCATATGGATGCGTAGGACGTCCCAAGGTAAGGTACGGTCGTCACGCGTATGCGTCCGGCCAAGTCATCTACCCAGCTCCTCGAAGCCAGGACATGGTGTGCACTTAAATTTAAGTGGACACCAGTTCCAGCCTTTTAAGCGGGTATTCCATGCAGCCACAACGCCGTTCCTACTCCAAGTCCTTCAAGGCCCAGGTCATTCAAGAGTGTGCCCAGCCTGGCGCTTCAATTGCCAATGTCGCACTGAGCCATAGCCTCAACGCGAATCTCGTCCATAAGTGGATTCGGCTGCAATCGCAAAATAGTGTTGTCGTGCAACCTGCCTTTATTCCGATGACATTGCCGTCGTCGGCGTCACGACTGGATGTCACCTCAGCCATGATCTGTCTCGAAATTCCACACCCGCGCGGCGCCGTCAAAGTGAATTGGCCGACCGAAAGTGCTGCTGCCTGCGCAAACTTTCTTCGAGACCTGCTGCGATGATCCGCATTGACTCCATTTGGCTTGCCACCGAGCCGATGGACATGCGCGCAGGCACCGAGACTGCGCTGGCCAGAGTGATCGCGGTGTTCGGTGCGGCGAAACCGCACTGTGCTTATCTGTTCGCCAACCGTCGCGCCACTCGTATGAAAGTTCTGGTGCATGACGGCTTCGGTATCTGGCTGGCTGCTCGCCGGTTGAACCAAGGTAAGTTCCACTGGCCAGGCATTCGCCATGGCTCTGAAATGGAGTTGGATACCGAGCAACTACATGCCCTGGTATTGGGCCTGCCATGGCAGCGCGCGGGTTCCGGCAGCGCGATCACACTGCTTTAACGGCTGCCATTAGCCTATCGCTCTATCGCCGCGAATTGTCTGCTCTGGCAAAATCGGCACCATGATTTTCCCCTATCTCGACCACCTGAATCCTGAACAACTGCGCGCGTTGGCGGCGCAGTTGATGCAGCGTGTCGAGACTCTCGACCATCAAGTCGACACGCTGGGTAAGACGGTTGATACGATGGGCCAGAAGATCAACCGTGACCAAACGGTGATCGAGAAGCTGACCCACGAGATCGCACAACTCAAGCGTTTGAAGTTTGCCAAGCGCAGCGAGCAGCTGAATCCGCAGCAGGCCAGCTTGCTCGATGACCTGATCGATACCGATATCGCGGCGATTGAAGCAGAGCTTCAAGCCTTGCAAGCCGCTCCGTCGCCGACCGAGCAAAAGCGGAAGCCTAAGCGCACTGCGTTGCCGGCAGAGTTTCCACGCACATTGATCCATCACGAACCGGGCAATACTCACTGCCCATGTGGCTGCGCACTCAAGCGCATCGGTGAGGACGTCAGCGAGAAACTCGACTACACGCCCGGCGTATTCATCGTCGAGCGTCATGTTCGTGGCAAGTGGGTCTGCGATGACTGCGAAACGCTGATCCAGGCGCCGGTTCCCGCGCAGGTCATCGACAAGGGCATCCCGCCTGCTGGGCTACTTGCTCACATCATGATCGCGAAGTTTGCTGACCATCTGCCGCTTTACCGGCAGGAGTCGATCTTTGGTCGAGCTGGCTTGGCGATTCCACGTTCAACGTTGGCTCAATGGGTTGGCGTTACTGGCGTGCAGTTGCAGCCTCTGTTCGATGCGCTGCGCGACGTAGTGCTCGGCCAGGAGGTCGTCCACGCGGATGAAACACCGGTGCAGATGCTCGCGCCAGGCTCGAAGAAACCCACCGTTCTTATGTCTGGGCCTACGCCACCAGCCAATTCTGCGAACCAGCAGCTGTCGTCTACGACTTCAGTCCCAGCCGCGCCGGTGAGCATGCTCGCAACTTCCTGCAAGACTGGAAGGGCAAGCTGGTGTGTGATGATTTTGGCGGTTACAAGGCCAGCTTTGAACTCGGCGTGACCGAGATCGGTTGCATGGCCCATGCACGGCGCAAGTTCTTCGAATTGCATGCCACCAACAAGAGCATGCTCGCCGAACAGGCGCTGCGCTACATCCAGTTGCTTTACGAAATCGAAAGTGAAGTCCGATACCAGAAACCAGATTTACGCCGTCGAATACGGCAAGAAAAGGCGGTGCCGGTGATGGATATGCTGCATGCCTGGATGATCGCCCAGCGTGATCTTGTGCCCGAAGGTTCGGCTATTAGCAAAGCACTGGATTACAGCCTGAAACGCTGGGCAGCGCTATCGCGCTACCTCGATGACGGGGCCGTACCCATTGACAACAATTGGGCCGAGAATCAGATTCGGCCATGGGCTCTTGGACGCAAGAACTGGCTCTTCGTAGGGTAGCTACGAAGCGGAAAACGGGCGGCGGCCATCATGAGCCTGATCCAGTCGGCACGCATGAATGGGCATGATCCGTATGCCTATCTCAAAGATGTGCTGATGCGACTGCCGACGCATCGGGCGAGTGAAATTACAGAGTTGCTGCCACACCGGTGGACGCCTGCTCGACAGCATGCATAGGTTTATAGGCGCCAATATTGACAGTCGAGATAAATCCCCCGACTATAAATCAATGACTATTACCTACCGACTGAACATGATGCACACTTTGATGACCGCCTTTGGCGGGCCATAAGGTGATGCGCGCGTAGGTACTAGGTGCATTGACTAAAGCCCCGCCAGGAATGGACGGGGCTTTTTCATTCTCCGTTCAGAATGGCCTATCTCAGGAGAGTGAAGATGTTGCAGATTCGTCGAGCAGAGCGTTGTGATGCTGAGGCAGCATTCGATATCCGCTTTCAGGCAATTCAGAACCAATGCAGCACCGTTTACACGAATGCTCAAGTGGTGGCTTGGACTTGCGTCCCACTCACGGATAAATATAGATCCTGGGTGGAAGAAGATTATCACTTGGCGTGCGTCAATGGACTTCCTGTGGCTACAGGGCTGATAAATCTTCAGAGCGGGGAACTGGAGGCAATCTTCGTGTTACCCAAGTTCATGGGCCAAGGCATAGGTAAAAAGATGGTCACTCATCTTGAGCATCTAGCACGAAAGGCGGGACTTGCTGAGATCCACCTTGAAGCCACGCTGAATGCTGAAAATTTTTATCAGCGCTGTGGCTTCACCGGAAGCGCCCAAGCTGTTTACAACTCCCCCTCCGGGCTCCAATTGGCATGCGTGCCTATGCGCAAGCAGTTGGTAGATCTGACCGACCTCAAGGATCTTGAGTGTCGTGCGCTTCGCTAGCTGCATCTGCGAAAAATCGACCCTTGGCGATTGGTAGTCCAGTCGCCTTCGGTCGACAGATGACGCATTTATGTAGCTAGGCACTCATGCCCGCTGCGCAGGCGTTAGGAAGGTGACTTCGCTGGACGCTTACATTTCGAGATGCACGCCACCTCTCCTTTAGACCTTAAATTGCCGCACGATGGAATGAAGGTTTTCGCTTAGCGTAGCGAGAGAACGGGCTGTTTCTGCTCCAAGGCGAGTTTCCTCTGCAACGCTTTCAACCACCACGGCAATTTGGTGCACGCTACGATTGATTTCTTCGGACACTGCTGTCTGTTCTTCAGCGGCACCCGCGATCTGGGTATTCATCAAGTTAATTGTCGAAATCAGCATTGCGATTGCATTGAGTGAAACAGTGGCCTTGCCTACTGCATCGCTTGTGCTGTTTCCTGCCTCGCTGGAGCGACGCATGGCGCTAACGGTATTCATCGTCCCTTGTTGAAGGCGAACGATCA
This genomic window contains:
- the tnpB gene encoding IS66 family insertion sequence element accessory protein TnpB (TnpB, as the term is used for proteins encoded by IS66 family insertion elements, is considered an accessory protein, since TnpC, encoded by a neighboring gene, is a DDE family transposase.), with translation MIRIDSIWLATEPMDMRAGTETALARVIAVFGAAKPHCAYLFANRRATRMKVLVHDGFGIWLAARRLNQGKFHWPGIRHGSEMELDTEQLHALVLGLPWQRAGSGSAITLL
- a CDS encoding DUF6463 family protein yields the protein MSERSHTPRAWIGHCLMGVAVLHTFAAGFMFADPLLDILHLGIFDSINRDPRKGVAVWFVMFGVLLALLALTVTSLERCDDTATLHAVGVGMLLLAALGIVLMPMSGVWLAIPPGIALLTRRRVEAAGVSPRGA
- a CDS encoding transposase, with translation MQPQRRSYSKSFKAQVIQECAQPGASIANVALSHSLNANLVHKWIRLQSQNSVVVQPAFIPMTLPSSASRLDVTSAMICLEIPHPRGAVKVNWPTESAAACANFLRDLLR
- a CDS encoding DUF3224 domain-containing protein; protein product: MKTTVSCTFQITGWDEKPSQELEDTPKLSHAKVTQSYAGAIEGTSSVEYLMSYNVDGTASFVGFERICGVVTGKSGTFVVRHSGSFSEGKARSIWSVVKGTGTGDLVNLSGNGNYVAGHGEPAQVSFEYSFEPDS
- a CDS encoding antibiotic biosynthesis monooxygenase, whose translation is MFARVMTIQIQSGKLEEATAVYRDYVLPVARQQKGFVSALLLTDARTGKAVSTTVWETEANQNADAANGYIQRELARIGTLIVTPPTQEAFEVSVHTYS
- a CDS encoding GNAT family N-acetyltransferase, with product MLQIRRAERCDAEAAFDIRFQAIQNQCSTVYTNAQVVAWTCVPLTDKYRSWVEEDYHLACVNGLPVATGLINLQSGELEAIFVLPKFMGQGIGKKMVTHLEHLARKAGLAEIHLEATLNAENFYQRCGFTGSAQAVYNSPSGLQLACVPMRKQLVDLTDLKDLECRALR